The following are from one region of the Anaerolineae bacterium genome:
- a CDS encoding pilus assembly protein — protein MLKHREGFQHSGERGQDVVEFALILPVLVLLLLGIIEFGMLFYHYNTVALAARDGARAGVVPSAGDAQVYSAAFKAGIGLQLKSENVTVRWTRDTVQVTVWYDHHFLTAPIIEAIGGNPVIRIQTTATMRRE, from the coding sequence ATGTTGAAGCATCGAGAGGGATTCCAGCATTCCGGGGAGCGCGGGCAGGATGTGGTGGAGTTTGCCTTAATTCTGCCCGTGCTTGTGCTTCTACTGCTGGGCATCATCGAGTTCGGCATGCTCTTCTACCATTACAACACGGTGGCGCTGGCTGCCCGGGATGGGGCCAGGGCCGGCGTGGTTCCTTCCGCCGGCGACGCACAGGTGTACAGCGCCGCCTTCAAAGCAGGCATCGGCCTCCAACTGAAATCCGAAAATGTCACGGTCCGCTGGACGCGCGATACCGTACAGGTAACGGTGTGGTACGATCACCACTTTTTGACCGCACCGATCATTGAGGCGATTGGTGGCAACCCAGTGATCCGTATACAGACAACCGCCACAATGCGCAGAGAATAG
- the cpaB gene encoding Flp pilus assembly protein CpaB, whose amino-acid sequence MGRLRGCLWLTAGLVVALVAGVVGFVVLTRASTQRAGAEQAAAMPEVDVVVASRAIAVRSVLAAEDLQLTKLPVSAVPEGAVSRLEDAVGKITMVDLYAGEVILSQRLLDPNTVTGDGRLALFITEDEVLVAIPANQLLSQVNVLKPGDHVDLLFSLDVPVRTGTQAAGEEKQVTFSLLQNLTIAAIIRSGASAENPQSGTPQALLLTVNPQEALVLKYMIDAGATADVVLRAPGVERPFPVEPVDMDYVIDQYRIPTGPVR is encoded by the coding sequence ATGGGACGCTTACGCGGATGCTTATGGTTGACAGCCGGTCTGGTGGTAGCACTGGTGGCCGGCGTGGTGGGCTTTGTGGTCCTGACCAGGGCCTCGACGCAGCGAGCCGGCGCCGAACAAGCCGCGGCGATGCCGGAAGTGGATGTAGTGGTGGCAAGCCGGGCGATAGCGGTGCGCTCGGTCCTCGCCGCCGAAGACCTCCAGCTTACGAAACTGCCGGTGAGCGCTGTGCCGGAGGGGGCGGTGAGCCGGCTGGAAGACGCGGTGGGGAAGATCACCATGGTGGATCTGTACGCCGGCGAAGTCATCCTCTCCCAGCGCCTCCTGGACCCCAATACGGTGACTGGTGATGGGCGTCTCGCGCTCTTTATCACCGAAGACGAGGTGCTGGTGGCCATCCCCGCCAATCAGCTCCTGAGCCAGGTCAATGTGCTCAAGCCAGGGGACCATGTGGACCTGCTGTTTTCGTTGGACGTCCCCGTTCGTACGGGCACTCAGGCCGCAGGTGAGGAGAAGCAGGTGACGTTTTCCCTGCTGCAAAATCTGACGATCGCGGCCATCATCCGCAGTGGGGCATCGGCTGAGAATCCACAGTCCGGGACCCCACAGGCGCTGTTGCTCACGGTGAATCCCCAGGAAGCACTGGTACTGAAATATATGATCGATGCCGGCGCGACTGCCGACGTCGTCCTGCGGGCTCCTGGTGTGGAAAGGCCCTTCCCCGTGGAACCGGTGGATATGGATTACGTGATAGACCAATATCGAATCCCCACGGGACCGGTGCGCTAG
- a CDS encoding response regulator: MASLVPGETLQVLLVSAQEGMRVEVGKALAGRVGDYRLHWVSQPDPALVRAMDVLPHVILVDDDLGGVSPAHIVSQIASQFPETAVLVLLADDAMALAREVVLAGARGFISKPLKPEELVTALRQVLSKVTAPVSGQMPVIAGRVVVFCSPKGGTGRTTLAINTAITLREISNQDVVLVDADYAAPAVDVALNINSSANITALLPKLARLDADLIQQVLATHKSGIRVLLAPPPADLSASIPLPDVQRVLVWLKRMFAWVVVDLGLPLDETAFGFLDGADRIVMCVLPELVGLRNTRLMIEQFYERGYPLQKVWLVLNRATLKGGLSQRDIGDRLRVSIKHTIPDDQALTTYAINRGVPFVMSHPRSPLARAVRELAQQLVAEVSAPALEESRQVGKGVPKSLRSIP; encoded by the coding sequence TTGGCCAGCTTAGTTCCAGGGGAAACCCTTCAAGTTCTGCTCGTCAGTGCCCAGGAAGGGATGCGCGTCGAGGTCGGAAAAGCGCTGGCCGGCCGGGTTGGCGATTATCGGCTGCACTGGGTTTCACAGCCTGATCCGGCCCTCGTGCGGGCCATGGATGTCCTGCCCCATGTCATCCTGGTGGACGATGATCTGGGCGGCGTTAGTCCGGCGCATATAGTCAGCCAGATCGCCTCGCAGTTCCCAGAGACGGCTGTGCTGGTGCTGCTCGCCGACGATGCCATGGCGCTGGCGCGTGAGGTGGTGTTGGCCGGCGCGCGCGGGTTCATATCCAAACCGCTCAAGCCGGAGGAGTTGGTGACGGCGTTGCGCCAGGTATTGTCCAAGGTGACGGCGCCAGTGTCCGGACAGATGCCCGTCATCGCCGGCCGGGTTGTGGTGTTCTGCTCGCCCAAAGGGGGTACCGGACGCACCACGCTGGCTATCAATACTGCCATCACCCTGCGGGAGATCTCCAACCAGGACGTGGTGCTGGTGGATGCGGACTATGCGGCGCCGGCGGTGGATGTAGCGCTGAACATCAACTCCAGTGCCAATATCACGGCTTTACTGCCCAAGTTGGCGCGGCTGGACGCGGATTTGATCCAGCAGGTCCTGGCCACCCATAAATCGGGCATCCGGGTACTGCTGGCACCGCCGCCGGCAGACCTTTCCGCTTCCATTCCCCTGCCCGATGTCCAGCGAGTGCTGGTCTGGCTGAAGCGCATGTTCGCCTGGGTGGTTGTGGATCTGGGCCTGCCGCTGGACGAGACGGCATTTGGCTTTCTGGACGGCGCCGACCGTATTGTCATGTGCGTGCTGCCGGAGCTGGTGGGACTGCGCAACACGCGCCTGATGATCGAACAGTTTTACGAACGAGGCTATCCGCTACAGAAAGTGTGGTTGGTGCTGAACCGTGCCACGCTAAAAGGAGGGCTTTCCCAGCGGGACATTGGCGATCGCTTGCGCGTGTCCATCAAACATACCATCCCCGATGACCAGGCGCTGACCACATATGCCATTAACCGGGGGGTGCCCTTCGTGATGAGTCATCCGCGCAGTCCCCTGGCGCGTGCGGTCCGGGAACTGGCCCAGCAACTGGTGGCGGAGGTCTCCGCTCCTGCGCTGGAAGAAAGCCGGCAGGTCGGCAAAGGGGTTCCGAAATCACTGCGGAGCATTCCGTAA
- a CDS encoding type II secretion system F family protein — MAGGSLIFSILLSLSVLLGFIGLWFLTSVRDPIEERMRQYGVAQELAEEGEEAEPRRRRAWTGLTRLLSGFGLGPKLARSLMRAGFPFTAAEFTVIILAGAVVGFTVGTLAMGYTLGLVLGLVGLALPLMYLRYKEGQRVRAITWQLPDALTLLVGALRAGLGLSQALQFLVDNLPPPISTEFAWVTRAISLGAPVNQALREMADRVGSDDVALVVTAINVQSEMGGNLAETLETISETVRERIRMFRQVRVLTAQQRLSGYILTAAPIFLAFWLFVTQPDYIGRLFQPGWIRLVPIGALVLQVLGFLTIRKIMNIEI, encoded by the coding sequence ATGGCTGGCGGCTCTTTAATTTTCAGTATTTTGCTCTCGCTCAGCGTACTGCTGGGCTTCATCGGGTTGTGGTTCCTTACCAGTGTCCGTGACCCGATTGAGGAGCGCATGCGCCAATATGGGGTGGCGCAGGAGCTTGCTGAGGAGGGCGAAGAGGCGGAGCCGCGCCGGCGGCGGGCCTGGACCGGCCTGACCCGCCTGTTGAGCGGCTTTGGGCTCGGTCCCAAATTGGCACGCTCCCTGATGCGCGCCGGCTTTCCCTTCACCGCCGCGGAATTCACGGTCATCATCCTGGCCGGCGCGGTGGTGGGGTTTACTGTGGGAACGCTGGCTATGGGATACACCCTGGGGCTGGTGCTGGGATTGGTAGGGCTTGCTCTGCCCCTCATGTATCTGCGGTACAAAGAGGGTCAGCGTGTGCGGGCCATTACATGGCAGTTGCCGGATGCCCTGACGCTGCTGGTTGGCGCACTGCGGGCCGGCCTGGGACTGTCCCAGGCCCTCCAGTTCCTGGTCGACAACCTGCCACCGCCCATCTCCACGGAATTTGCTTGGGTCACCCGGGCCATCTCTCTGGGGGCACCAGTGAACCAGGCACTGCGCGAGATGGCGGACCGGGTCGGCAGCGATGACGTGGCATTGGTCGTAACGGCTATCAACGTGCAGAGCGAAATGGGCGGGAACCTGGCGGAAACGCTGGAGACCATCAGCGAGACGGTGCGGGAGCGCATTCGCATGTTTCGACAGGTGCGCGTCCTGACCGCTCAGCAGCGTTTGAGCGGATACATCCTGACGGCGGCGCCCATTTTCCTGGCCTTCTGGCTGTTTGTCACGCAGCCGGACTATATTGGCCGGCTGTTCCAGCCCGGCTGGATCCGCCTGGTTCCCATCGGGGCGCTGGTGTTGCAGGTATTGGGATTCCTGACCATTCGCAAGATCATGAACATCGAGATATGA
- a CDS encoding type II secretion system F family protein, protein MAFAPASVKRGVQERVEGYLKREKVLREPEMQQSFFKRVILPALRGILRFLGRLMPQRNVELTRQMLIYAGQPAGLTPLDYYGLQLLMMIVPAGLYFLGMGLKQPLMLALRNTLLISLLGFMIPRFWLRQRVRRRQHEIARALPDALDMMTIGVEAGLAFESAMLRVGEQWHNALTRELERVVAEMRVGTPRDLALKRMVDRTGVPELETFVAVLVQSSQLGVPISQVLHAQAAEMRLKRRQRAEELARQASVKMVFPLIFFIFPAMMVVMLGPAIPILAEFLASMRAGIMSFPMP, encoded by the coding sequence ATGGCCTTCGCGCCGGCCTCCGTCAAACGCGGGGTACAAGAGCGTGTCGAGGGCTATCTCAAGCGCGAGAAGGTCTTGCGCGAACCGGAGATGCAGCAATCCTTCTTCAAGCGTGTCATCCTACCGGCCCTACGGGGGATCCTGCGCTTTCTCGGGAGGCTCATGCCCCAGCGGAATGTGGAGCTCACCCGGCAGATGCTTATTTATGCGGGACAGCCGGCGGGGTTGACCCCTCTGGACTATTATGGCCTGCAGTTGTTGATGATGATCGTGCCGGCGGGACTTTATTTTCTGGGAATGGGCCTGAAGCAACCCCTGATGCTCGCTCTGCGCAACACGCTCCTGATCAGCTTGCTCGGGTTCATGATCCCGCGGTTTTGGCTTCGACAGCGGGTGCGCCGGCGACAGCACGAGATCGCCCGGGCATTGCCCGATGCGCTGGACATGATGACCATCGGGGTAGAGGCCGGCCTGGCCTTTGAATCCGCTATGCTGCGGGTGGGGGAACAATGGCATAATGCCTTGACGCGCGAGCTGGAGCGGGTGGTCGCGGAAATGCGGGTGGGTACACCGCGTGACCTGGCGCTGAAACGCATGGTGGATCGGACAGGAGTGCCCGAGCTGGAGACGTTCGTGGCGGTGCTGGTGCAGTCCAGTCAGTTGGGTGTGCCCATATCGCAGGTATTGCATGCGCAGGCGGCGGAGATGCGGTTGAAGCGCCGGCAAAGAGCCGAGGAGCTGGCGCGCCAGGCCAGCGTCAAGATGGTCTTCCCACTCATCTTCTTCATCTTCCCAGCGATGATGGTGGTCATGTTGGGCCCGGCGATCCCCATTCTGGCGGAATTCCTGGCCAGTATGCGGGCCGGCATCATGAGCTTCCCAATGCCGTGA
- a CDS encoding PD40 domain-containing protein, whose product MDISTDERFSVIIEHPLYKKGMAHLQAGEWQEAIQCFETLLDLYGISQPVQHALNEARFKAKFDEAARVRPRQWFFPWRQVAIAGLAIIIVAFLGLQIVRVWNTQVVPFLAQMQEQQRISRLAAEGKAFLNAGRLDEAQARYEELLAQVPDHPEALAGIQQIQRQRELVALCQEAVTRYKAGDLAEARELFTELTFRSSGYCDANRYIAEINRQLTLTDLWNEAEALYQSGDFQGAVQRYEQIKTMDVNYQRDLIAARLYDCYFQLGKALVEKDPPAPGMVPMALDYFGQALALRPRDPQATLEQRLASLYLAGQQAYLEGRWDAAADALGTIYAQRPNYLHGAYIEMLYDAYIRSGDLHRDQQDYHYAWEQYQKASMLPVGEPVVARARMEAVQPMLTPTPTPTATGTPTPVPTPTPIPSPTPTVVLATLHNKIVFWADKEGQTGFWMMNPDGTGRRYLGNDPKLRKQFDELWESERRSPDGRFRVYVTKDKGDPAPMVYIQGEVDQWGKAPTWKVTKDFTKVSYDPVWAPDGSRIAFVSQQRTSDDIWIIYPDGSDPRNLTPNDWEWDKHPSWSPDSTRIVFWSNRTGVKQIYIIDVNGQNLRRLSETTWDEYDPIWVK is encoded by the coding sequence ATGGACATCTCAACGGACGAACGGTTTTCAGTGATCATCGAACATCCGCTGTACAAAAAAGGCATGGCTCATCTGCAGGCCGGGGAATGGCAGGAAGCCATTCAATGCTTTGAAACCCTGCTGGACCTGTACGGCATCAGCCAGCCGGTGCAGCATGCGCTGAATGAAGCGCGGTTCAAGGCGAAGTTCGACGAAGCTGCGCGCGTGCGACCGCGACAATGGTTCTTCCCCTGGCGCCAGGTGGCCATCGCAGGCCTGGCGATCATCATTGTGGCGTTCCTGGGCCTGCAGATCGTCCGGGTGTGGAACACGCAGGTGGTGCCGTTTCTGGCGCAGATGCAGGAGCAACAACGCATCAGCCGGCTGGCCGCCGAGGGCAAGGCGTTTCTGAACGCCGGCAGACTGGATGAAGCGCAGGCGCGCTATGAAGAGCTTCTTGCCCAGGTGCCCGATCATCCCGAGGCGCTGGCCGGCATCCAGCAGATCCAGCGCCAACGCGAGCTGGTGGCGCTATGTCAAGAGGCGGTGACCCGATACAAGGCGGGAGATTTGGCCGAGGCCCGTGAACTGTTCACGGAACTCACCTTTCGCTCGTCGGGCTATTGCGATGCCAACCGCTACATCGCGGAGATTAACCGACAATTGACCCTGACGGATTTGTGGAATGAGGCTGAGGCGCTGTACCAGAGCGGCGATTTCCAGGGGGCGGTGCAGCGGTATGAACAGATCAAAACCATGGATGTGAACTATCAGCGCGACCTGATTGCCGCGCGTCTCTATGATTGTTATTTCCAGCTCGGCAAGGCGCTGGTGGAAAAGGACCCGCCGGCGCCGGGCATGGTTCCCATGGCGCTGGATTATTTCGGACAGGCCCTGGCGTTGCGGCCGCGCGATCCGCAGGCCACCCTGGAACAGCGGCTGGCAAGCCTGTATTTGGCCGGCCAGCAGGCCTACCTGGAAGGACGTTGGGATGCCGCCGCCGATGCGCTGGGCACCATCTATGCCCAACGTCCCAACTACCTGCATGGCGCATACATCGAGATGCTCTACGATGCCTATATCCGTAGCGGCGACCTGCATCGCGATCAACAGGATTACCATTACGCGTGGGAACAGTACCAAAAGGCCTCCATGCTGCCTGTCGGGGAACCAGTGGTAGCTCGGGCCCGCATGGAAGCCGTTCAGCCTATGCTGACGCCCACGCCCACTCCTACCGCCACCGGCACGCCGACCCCGGTCCCGACGCCAACGCCCATCCCATCCCCGACACCCACCGTGGTGCTGGCTACACTGCATAACAAGATCGTCTTCTGGGCGGATAAGGAGGGGCAGACCGGCTTCTGGATGATGAATCCCGACGGCACTGGCCGGCGCTATCTCGGCAATGACCCGAAATTGCGCAAGCAGTTCGATGAGCTGTGGGAAAGCGAGAGGCGCTCACCGGACGGACGATTCCGTGTCTACGTCACGAAGGACAAGGGTGATCCGGCGCCCATGGTCTACATTCAGGGAGAGGTGGATCAGTGGGGCAAGGCACCGACATGGAAGGTGACCAAGGACTTTACAAAGGTGTCGTATGACCCCGTCTGGGCGCCGGATGGAAGCCGCATCGCCTTTGTCAGCCAACAGCGCACCAGCGACGACATCTGGATCATCTACCCGGATGGAAGCGATCCGCGCAACCTCACACCGAACGATTGGGAATGGGACAAGCATCCTTCCTGGTCGCCGGATAGCACGCGGATTGTCTTCTGGTCCAACCGGACCGGAGTGAAACAGATTTACATCATTGACGTGAATGGTCAGAATCTTCGCCGGCTCAGCGAAACTACCTGGGACGAATACGATCCAATATGGGTGAAGTGA
- a CDS encoding CpaF family protein yields the protein MVNFSRNPNPASRPVTPPTQVRKDENERNRAIREKVHRRLLAELSPTIRTDDVEEVRRALERIFDQTLTEERIPLSRLERAELFEQVVADILGYGPLQALLEDESITEILVNGPDQVFIERDGKLEETNLRFRDTEDLMRIIERIVSPLGRRVDESSPMVDARLPDGSRVNVIIPPLTLNGPCISIRKFAKAVYSMDDLLRINTLTKEMAEFLKACVLARLNIVISGGTSTGKTTLLNVLSSFLPNNERIITIEDAAELQLQQRHVVRLEARPPNVEGRGEVTIRQLVINALRMRPDRIVVGEVRGGEALDMLQAMNTGHDGSLTTVHSNSPRDTLHRVETMVLMAGMDLPLRAIREQIASAFDLVVHLDRLSDGSRKVVRVTEVQGMEGDVIVMQDIFQFVQTGVYGNRVEGYFTATGVRPKFMDKVEAAGIFLDPGIFAPAKHKERR from the coding sequence ATGGTAAACTTCTCGCGCAATCCCAATCCCGCTTCCAGACCAGTGACCCCTCCTACACAGGTACGCAAGGATGAGAATGAGCGCAACCGCGCCATTCGGGAGAAGGTGCACCGCCGGCTCCTGGCGGAACTGAGCCCGACCATTCGGACCGATGACGTGGAAGAGGTCCGCCGCGCTCTGGAGCGCATCTTTGATCAGACGCTCACCGAAGAGCGGATACCGCTCAGCCGGCTGGAACGGGCCGAGCTGTTCGAACAGGTGGTGGCCGATATCCTGGGCTATGGGCCACTGCAGGCATTGTTGGAGGATGAGTCCATAACAGAAATCCTGGTGAATGGGCCGGACCAGGTCTTCATCGAACGCGATGGGAAATTGGAGGAGACCAACCTGCGCTTCCGGGATACCGAGGACCTGATGCGCATCATCGAGCGGATCGTGTCACCGCTGGGCCGGCGCGTCGATGAGAGCAGTCCCATGGTGGACGCACGCCTGCCCGATGGCTCCCGCGTCAATGTCATCATCCCGCCCCTGACCCTCAACGGTCCCTGCATCAGCATCCGCAAGTTCGCCAAGGCGGTATATTCCATGGACGACCTGCTGCGTATCAACACGCTCACCAAAGAGATGGCGGAATTCCTGAAGGCGTGCGTCCTGGCAAGGTTGAATATCGTCATTTCCGGTGGAACCTCCACCGGCAAAACCACCCTGCTGAACGTGCTGTCGAGCTTCCTGCCCAATAACGAACGCATCATCACCATCGAGGACGCGGCTGAGCTACAGCTTCAACAGCGCCATGTGGTGCGGCTGGAGGCGCGACCCCCCAACGTCGAAGGGCGCGGCGAGGTAACCATTCGCCAGCTCGTTATTAATGCGCTGCGCATGCGTCCGGACCGCATTGTGGTAGGTGAAGTGCGCGGCGGTGAGGCATTGGATATGCTGCAGGCCATGAACACCGGCCATGACGGCTCGCTGACCACGGTGCACTCCAACTCCCCGCGGGACACCCTGCATCGCGTGGAGACCATGGTGTTGATGGCCGGCATGGACCTCCCCCTGCGTGCCATTCGCGAACAGATTGCCTCCGCATTCGATCTGGTGGTGCACCTGGACCGCCTGAGCGACGGAAGCCGCAAAGTGGTGCGGGTGACCGAGGTGCAGGGCATGGAGGGAGATGTCATCGTCATGCAGGACATCTTCCAGTTTGTCCAGACGGGTGTCTATGGCAACCGGGTGGAAGGCTATTTCACCGCGACCGGCGTCCGCCCCAAGTTCATGGACAAAGTGGAGGCCGCCGGCATCTTCCTGGATCCAGGCATCTTTGCGCCGGCCAAACATAAGGAACGACGTTAG
- a CDS encoding helicase DnaB, translating to MESSVEIKRATDQHEGIIRPVSLAQVMDEVESAVAAGHLEHLRPFPTGFLPLDDVLNGGLRRGELLIIGGPTGVGKTIWGLQVARNFVCQDAGAAALYVCYEHSESHLLSRLLCLESAEMGYKDDALTMRRLTDFSLHAAPGVGLMGMLRRVPRYAAVLDRVASYAGRLLVVSASGRNSTLDEVQRWTEQALETASTKLILVVDYLQKIPVPRAVLEEESEVTVFLAHGLKELAKALNIPVIAVAAADRPGLKSKRMRFADLRGSSALQYEADIGLILNNKYAILSREHLIYNPLQAEAMRNWVVISVEKNRAGVSAVDMEYALDAAHFRIVPTGNFVRERLVDEKVILE from the coding sequence TTGGAAAGCTCGGTGGAGATCAAAAGGGCAACAGACCAGCACGAAGGCATCATCCGTCCGGTCTCGCTGGCCCAGGTGATGGATGAGGTCGAAAGTGCGGTGGCCGCCGGCCATCTGGAGCACCTGCGCCCATTTCCGACCGGCTTTCTCCCGCTGGATGATGTGCTCAATGGAGGACTTCGGCGCGGCGAACTGCTCATCATCGGCGGACCGACGGGCGTGGGGAAGACCATCTGGGGCCTGCAGGTCGCCCGCAATTTCGTCTGCCAGGATGCCGGCGCCGCCGCCTTATATGTATGTTACGAACACAGCGAATCCCATCTCCTGTCGCGCTTGCTGTGCCTGGAAAGCGCCGAAATGGGCTACAAAGATGACGCGCTGACCATGCGCCGGCTTACCGACTTTTCCCTGCATGCCGCGCCGGGCGTGGGACTCATGGGGATGCTCCGGCGGGTGCCGCGCTATGCGGCGGTCCTGGACCGGGTCGCATCCTATGCCGGCCGGCTCCTCGTCGTCAGTGCCAGCGGCCGCAACTCAACCCTGGACGAGGTTCAACGTTGGACGGAACAGGCGCTGGAAACGGCCTCGACCAAACTGATCTTGGTAGTGGATTATCTGCAGAAGATCCCGGTGCCGCGGGCGGTCTTGGAAGAGGAGAGCGAGGTAACCGTTTTTCTCGCCCATGGGCTGAAGGAATTGGCGAAGGCGTTGAACATTCCCGTCATCGCCGTGGCCGCGGCTGACCGCCCGGGCCTGAAGTCCAAGCGCATGCGCTTCGCCGATCTGCGGGGAAGCTCTGCCCTGCAGTACGAGGCAGATATCGGCCTTATTCTCAACAACAAGTACGCCATCCTCAGCCGGGAACATCTCATCTACAACCCTCTGCAGGCCGAGGCCATGCGCAATTGGGTGGTCATCAGCGTGGAGAAGAACCGCGCCGGCGTGAGCGCGGTGGACATGGAGTACGCCCTCGACGCCGCCCACTTTCGCATCGTTCCCACCGGCAACTTTGTCCGAGAGCGTTTGGTGGACGAGAAAGTGATCCTGGAATAG
- a CDS encoding pilus assembly protein has translation MKKSERGANLLEMAIVTPVLLLLLAGVVDLGRAFYSYIVIANAAREGARVASRLPCYPDSSAQRAALHNEIISAALQEAANSGIQLYPGNVMIDPDPLAQCAGSGNPISVTVSYQHHTWLMSITGIGDFVLSSTTRMVVFGNDQL, from the coding sequence ATGAAGAAGTCGGAACGTGGGGCCAATTTGCTGGAAATGGCCATTGTGACGCCTGTTCTGCTTCTCCTGCTGGCCGGCGTGGTGGACTTGGGCCGGGCGTTCTATTCCTATATTGTCATCGCCAATGCCGCTCGCGAGGGTGCGCGTGTTGCCTCCCGCCTGCCGTGCTACCCGGATAGCAGTGCTCAGCGGGCCGCCCTGCACAATGAGATCATCAGCGCTGCCCTGCAGGAAGCGGCCAACAGCGGCATTCAGCTATATCCTGGCAATGTGATGATTGACCCGGATCCGCTGGCACAGTGCGCCGGCAGTGGAAACCCCATCAGCGTGACAGTGTCGTACCAGCACCACACCTGGCTAATGAGCATCACGGGCATCGGGGATTTCGTGCTATCGAGCACTACCCGGATGGTGGTCTTTGGAAACGATCAGTTGTGA
- a CDS encoding endonuclease III encodes MTDMPWEELAALANEVDRRLLEHYGDPGPAPAMDPISQIVNTILSQNTNDANRDHAYRRLRERFPTWEAVRQAPVEAIEEAIRPAGLAPQRAPRIKAALEHIYQQRGSLELDFLRQLPVEEARRWLMGIHGVGPKTASIVLLFSLGMPAFPVDTHVHRVTRRLGLAPARATAEKVQDIVEKLVPPARYYPFHINLIRHGRQVCTARRPHCEECFLRDICAYPPARREGAGTPSERYGV; translated from the coding sequence ATGACGGATATGCCTTGGGAAGAGCTGGCGGCGCTGGCGAACGAGGTGGACCGCCGGCTGTTGGAGCATTACGGCGATCCCGGGCCGGCGCCGGCCATGGACCCGATCTCGCAAATCGTCAACACCATTCTCAGCCAGAACACAAACGACGCCAACCGCGACCATGCCTACCGGCGCCTGCGGGAGCGCTTCCCCACCTGGGAGGCGGTGCGGCAGGCCCCCGTCGAGGCGATCGAGGAGGCCATCCGGCCGGCCGGCCTGGCGCCCCAGCGCGCCCCGCGCATCAAAGCCGCATTAGAGCACATTTACCAGCAGAGAGGAAGTCTGGAGCTCGATTTCCTGCGTCAACTGCCGGTGGAGGAGGCCCGACGGTGGCTGATGGGCATCCACGGGGTGGGGCCGAAGACCGCTTCCATTGTCTTGCTCTTTTCCCTGGGCATGCCGGCTTTCCCCGTGGACACGCATGTGCATCGGGTGACGCGCCGGCTGGGGCTGGCGCCGGCGCGCGCCACAGCAGAAAAGGTGCAGGACATCGTCGAGAAGCTGGTGCCGCCGGCGCGCTATTATCCCTTCCACATTAACTTGATACGACACGGCCGGCAGGTATGCACGGCGCGCCGGCCGCACTGCGAGGAGTGCTTCCTGCGGGACATCTGTGCCTATCCGCCGGCCAGGAGGGAGGGTGCCGGCACGCCCAGCGAGAGATACGGGGTATAG